One region of Halohasta litchfieldiae genomic DNA includes:
- a CDS encoding IS5 family transposase, with product MTKISRFTSEIVPISQRVTGDGDESAAPEGGGGFADYALVSLHCLRIYLDTSYRMTIDLLKEMPQITGEIGLDVADLPAPSTLCKAFDQISMSVCRVLLRQSAQLHDPSKHGAIDATFYERSAASRHYCQRISYRVQKLKVTKLVDTDSQAVLDVHCSTNREGSDADLAEQIARRNAGDLRSLAADKGYDKQSLRESLRDLGIRPLIKHRIFAPYDHAHNARIDEQRYNQRSMTETVNSAVKRSLGFAVRARSWFREFREIALMCVVYNIKRAVKQ from the coding sequence ATGACTAAAATCTCCCGCTTCACTAGCGAAATCGTCCCGATTTCTCAAAGAGTTACTGGTGATGGAGACGAATCCGCCGCCCCGGAAGGTGGCGGCGGATTCGCCGACTACGCCCTCGTTTCCCTCCATTGTCTACGGATTTACCTCGACACTTCCTACCGAATGACGATTGACCTCCTGAAGGAGATGCCACAAATAACTGGGGAGATCGGCCTTGACGTGGCCGATCTCCCCGCCCCATCCACGTTGTGTAAGGCGTTCGACCAGATTAGTATGAGTGTCTGCCGAGTGCTGCTGCGCCAGTCGGCACAGCTGCACGACCCCTCAAAACACGGTGCTATCGACGCTACATTTTACGAACGCTCAGCTGCGAGCCGCCACTACTGCCAGCGAATCAGCTACCGTGTGCAGAAGCTGAAAGTCACGAAGCTCGTAGATACAGACTCTCAAGCCGTCCTTGACGTTCATTGTTCAACGAACCGGGAAGGAAGCGATGCAGACCTCGCCGAGCAGATCGCCCGCCGAAACGCGGGCGATCTGCGATCTCTCGCCGCCGACAAGGGATACGACAAGCAATCGCTCCGCGAATCCCTTCGTGACCTCGGGATTCGCCCGCTCATCAAACATCGTATCTTCGCACCCTACGACCACGCGCACAACGCCAGAATCGACGAACAGCGCTACAATCAGCGCTCAATGACCGAGACAGTGAACTCGGCGGTCAAGCGCTCGCTCGGCTTCGCCGTGCGAGCGCGATCTTGGTTCCGTGAGTTCCGAGAAATCGCGCTGATGTGTGTCGTCTATAACATCAAGCGTGCCGTGAAACAGTGA
- a CDS encoding type II toxin-antitoxin system death-on-curing family toxin, producing the protein MVDSIWYPSVADIVAIHDDIVSEYSDTHQGMQNRGDIEFALNYIEHGSFGTKPETIHEKAFHLLRLLVANHPFVDANKRTALNTTVVFYFLNGYQFAYDGEIRMLLKQFGTDEATVDQHGTISYLRSHTDQLDLSGEIEAWRDDLIQYGINRLTDDSADPNN; encoded by the coding sequence ATGGTCGACTCGATATGGTATCCCTCAGTAGCAGATATCGTTGCGATTCACGATGATATCGTCTCGGAGTACTCCGATACCCACCAAGGTATGCAGAACCGTGGTGACATCGAGTTTGCACTGAACTATATCGAACACGGTAGCTTTGGGACGAAACCGGAGACGATACACGAGAAGGCGTTTCATCTCCTTCGTCTTTTAGTCGCTAATCACCCGTTCGTCGACGCGAACAAACGCACCGCGCTAAACACGACCGTTGTGTTTTATTTTCTTAATGGGTATCAGTTCGCCTACGATGGGGAGATCAGAATGCTACTGAAGCAGTTTGGTACTGACGAGGCGACTGTCGACCAACACGGAACTATCAGCTATCTTCGTTCGCATACCGATCAGTTGGATTTGTCTGGCGAGATCGAGGCCTGGCGAGATGACCTCATTCAGTACGGAATCAATCGATTGACCGACGATTCAGCGGACCCGAATAATTAA
- a CDS encoding ISH3-like element ISHli5 family transposase, with protein sequence MIAHQADNQIEEEHLLNFVVNSLNEDLPIDLTDGVRVSTEELYEVLAGASASGTSINHICETTEDSPHANTVRGHLTDQFDLDTVEQVGDTLLQQETIDALPDRPVEVVADLHLDPYYGDEDETVALYSSLAKRGTTTFHAYATLYARVRNKRYTLAVRQLVAGETSSDVLSEFFELLDGLDLGVKAVYLDRGFYNSTCIGLLYAYNYAYVIPVVKWGDTIKDELSSGWSRVIEHELAGKVTFPVYIDCVYQQGRYDENGVARHGYAADAPFIETPRDAREYYRKRFGIESSYRLARQSLALTSSRDAGLRLLLFVVSLLLQNVWRYLHWMYVAAPRRGGRRLLEWPFTEFCEMVLRAAWTALGVRRAVPANQPLDSRFFR encoded by the coding sequence GTGATAGCTCACCAAGCAGACAACCAGATCGAAGAAGAGCATCTGCTTAATTTTGTCGTCAACAGCCTCAACGAAGATCTTCCGATAGACCTCACAGACGGTGTGAGGGTCTCGACAGAGGAACTCTACGAGGTCCTCGCTGGCGCCAGCGCCAGCGGGACCTCGATCAATCACATCTGCGAGACGACCGAAGACTCTCCACACGCCAATACCGTCCGTGGACACCTTACCGATCAGTTTGACCTCGATACTGTCGAGCAAGTTGGAGACACGCTGCTCCAACAGGAAACCATTGATGCACTTCCTGATCGACCGGTGGAGGTCGTCGCCGACCTCCACCTCGATCCCTACTACGGCGATGAAGACGAGACAGTAGCTCTCTACTCTTCGCTGGCTAAGCGTGGAACGACGACCTTTCACGCCTATGCGACACTGTACGCACGGGTGCGCAACAAACGATACACGCTAGCGGTTCGCCAGCTGGTCGCTGGCGAAACCTCAAGTGATGTCCTCAGTGAGTTCTTCGAACTGCTTGACGGCCTTGACCTGGGCGTCAAGGCCGTCTACCTTGATCGGGGTTTCTACAATAGCACCTGTATAGGGTTGTTGTACGCCTACAATTACGCCTACGTCATACCGGTCGTCAAATGGGGTGATACTATCAAAGACGAACTCAGCAGCGGTTGGAGCCGTGTAATCGAGCACGAGCTAGCTGGGAAGGTGACGTTCCCTGTGTACATCGATTGCGTCTACCAGCAAGGTAGATACGATGAAAATGGGGTGGCGCGTCACGGCTACGCCGCTGACGCGCCGTTTATCGAGACTCCGCGCGATGCCCGAGAATACTACCGCAAGCGGTTCGGTATCGAATCATCCTACCGGTTGGCTAGGCAGAGTCTCGCTCTTACGAGCTCTCGTGACGCCGGATTACGGCTGTTGCTGTTTGTCGTGAGCCTGTTGTTACAGAACGTTTGGCGCTATCTCCACTGGATGTACGTGGCGGCGCCCCGCCGCGGGGGGCGCCGCCTCTTGGAGTGGCCGTTCACAGAGTTCTGTGAGATGGTACTCCGTGCTGCCTGGACAGCACTCGGAGTTCGTCGAGCCGTTCCAGCGAACCAACCGCTCGACAGCCGGTTCTTCCGGTAG